Proteins co-encoded in one Leucobacter exalbidus genomic window:
- a CDS encoding acyl-CoA thioesterase: MHMIFRTLWHLQITSRRGPRLGLADVSVSPFRVWPTDLDMLNHMNNGKYFSIMDVGRFDLIKRNGIWDLFQQEGWYPVVVAQTITYRKSLNPWKKFAIESRILGFDDQAVYMEQRFTRPSSGGPEIYARAVVRARLLRRAGGTVPIAELIEKTGADTANFVVPADILTWGQQSRLPSTRDDATSVWE; the protein is encoded by the coding sequence ATGCACATGATTTTTCGCACGCTGTGGCACCTCCAGATTACGTCGCGGCGCGGCCCCCGTCTCGGCCTTGCTGACGTTTCGGTCTCTCCGTTTCGCGTGTGGCCCACCGATCTCGACATGCTGAACCACATGAATAACGGGAAGTACTTCTCGATCATGGATGTCGGCCGGTTCGACCTCATTAAGCGCAACGGGATATGGGATCTCTTCCAGCAGGAGGGCTGGTACCCGGTGGTCGTGGCGCAGACCATCACTTACCGCAAGTCACTCAACCCCTGGAAGAAGTTTGCGATCGAGTCGCGCATCTTGGGCTTTGACGACCAGGCCGTTTACATGGAGCAGCGCTTCACGCGCCCGTCGAGCGGCGGCCCCGAGATCTATGCACGGGCCGTCGTGCGGGCGCGACTGTTGCGTCGAGCTGGCGGAACCGTGCCCATCGCCGAGCTCATCGAAAAGACCGGCGCCGACACCGCGAACTTCGTGGTGCCCGCCGACATTCTCACGTGGGGCCAGCAGTCACGGCTCCCGTCGACCCGCGACGATGCGACCAGCGTCTGGGAGTAG
- the efp gene encoding elongation factor P, producing the protein MATSNDIKNGTVIKENGQLWNVVEFQHVKPGKGGAFVRTKQKNVVSGKIIDKTYNAGAKIETASVDRRDFQYLYQDGADFVFMDQTDYDQINVSATVVGDASKYMLESQQVQIGLHDGEPLYLEMPASVVLEVTYTEPGLQGDRSTGGTKPATVETGAEIQVPLFLEAGTRVKVDTRTGDYLGRVND; encoded by the coding sequence ATGGCAACCTCGAACGACATCAAAAACGGCACCGTTATTAAAGAGAACGGTCAGCTCTGGAACGTTGTTGAATTCCAGCACGTGAAGCCGGGCAAGGGCGGCGCTTTCGTTCGCACCAAGCAGAAGAACGTCGTCTCGGGCAAGATCATCGACAAGACTTACAACGCTGGCGCCAAGATTGAGACCGCAAGCGTTGACCGCCGTGACTTCCAGTACCTGTACCAGGACGGTGCAGACTTCGTCTTCATGGACCAGACTGATTACGATCAGATCAACGTTTCGGCCACCGTCGTCGGCGATGCCTCGAAGTACATGCTCGAGAGCCAGCAGGTGCAGATCGGTCTGCACGACGGCGAGCCCCTCTACCTCGAAATGCCCGCATCAGTGGTGCTCGAAGTAACCTACACCGAGCCCGGCCTGCAGGGTGACCGCTCGACCGGCGGCACCAAGCCCGCTACCGTCGAGACCGGTGCCGAGATTCAGGTACCCCTCTTCCTTGAAGCCGGTACCCGAGTCAAGGTAGACACCCGCACGGGTGACTACCTCGGCCGTGTCAACGATTAA
- the nusB gene encoding transcription antitermination factor NusB, producing the protein MSARTKARKRALDMLFQADVRDEALAVILAAEAKRASSEPDRAASWLYAREIVDGVNDHREEIDELLVTYAQGWTIDRMPHVDRSLLRIASWEILFNDEVPPAVAIDEAIELAKEYSTEDSSRFVNGVLGKIADHAQK; encoded by the coding sequence GTGTCAGCTCGTACCAAGGCGCGTAAGCGCGCCCTTGACATGCTCTTCCAGGCCGACGTACGCGATGAAGCCCTTGCGGTCATCCTCGCTGCTGAAGCAAAGCGCGCCTCCAGCGAACCCGATCGTGCCGCCTCCTGGCTGTACGCTCGCGAGATCGTTGACGGCGTGAACGACCACCGCGAAGAGATCGACGAACTGCTCGTGACCTACGCGCAGGGTTGGACCATCGACCGCATGCCGCACGTCGATCGTTCACTGCTGCGCATCGCGTCGTGGGAGATCCTCTTCAACGACGAGGTTCCGCCCGCCGTGGCCATCGATGAAGCGATCGAGCTCGCGAAGGAATACTCCACCGAGGATTCCAGCCGATTCGTGAACGGTGTGCTCGGCAAGATCGCCGACCACGCACAGAAGTAA
- a CDS encoding aspartate carbamoyltransferase catalytic subunit translates to MRHLLDTRTLSRDDAILILDTAEDMSATQQREVKKLPTLRGKTVVNLFFEDSTRTRISFEAAAKRLSADVINFSAKGSSVSKGESLKDTAQTLQAIGADGVVIRHPASGAPARLAQSGWIDAGVLNAGDGTHEHPTQALLDAFTMRRRIHGDASRGRDLDGVSVVIVGDIAHSRVARSNLWLLRALGAQVSFVAPETLLPYGSRAWPVTIHHSLDEALAVENPDVVMLLRIQTERMHEAYFPNEREYARIWGFDDTRLARLSERAIVMHPGPMNRGLEISSGAADSPRSTVLEQVANGVSVRMAALYLLLSGERGDAV, encoded by the coding sequence ATGAGGCACCTGCTCGACACTCGCACGCTCAGCCGCGACGACGCGATCTTGATTCTCGACACCGCAGAAGATATGTCGGCGACGCAGCAGCGCGAGGTCAAGAAACTGCCCACGCTGCGCGGCAAGACCGTCGTCAACCTGTTCTTTGAGGATTCGACGCGCACGCGCATCTCATTCGAGGCCGCAGCGAAGCGTCTCAGCGCCGACGTGATTAACTTCAGCGCCAAGGGATCATCGGTCTCAAAGGGTGAATCCTTGAAGGACACCGCTCAGACTCTGCAGGCGATCGGTGCCGACGGCGTCGTGATTCGCCACCCCGCATCGGGCGCCCCCGCGCGTCTCGCGCAGAGCGGCTGGATCGACGCGGGTGTCTTGAACGCCGGCGACGGCACACACGAGCACCCCACGCAGGCGCTGCTCGATGCGTTCACCATGCGTCGCCGCATTCACGGCGACGCCAGCCGCGGCCGCGACCTCGATGGCGTGTCGGTTGTGATTGTGGGTGACATCGCGCACTCTCGCGTGGCCCGCTCAAACCTGTGGCTGCTGCGCGCCCTCGGCGCCCAGGTCAGCTTCGTAGCCCCCGAGACGCTGCTGCCATATGGCTCACGCGCCTGGCCCGTCACGATCCACCATTCCCTCGACGAAGCACTCGCGGTCGAGAACCCCGACGTGGTGATGCTGCTGCGCATTCAGACTGAGCGCATGCACGAGGCCTACTTCCCCAACGAGCGCGAGTACGCTCGTATTTGGGGTTTCGATGACACCCGGCTCGCTCGCCTGAGCGAACGCGCCATCGTGATGCACCCCGGCCCGATGAACCGCGGCCTGGAGATTTCTTCTGGCGCCGCTGACTCACCGCGGTCGACCGTGCTGGAGCAGGTCGCCAACGGCGTATCTGTGCGCATGGCCGCCCTGTATTTGTTGCTGTCTGGAGAACGAGGAGACGCAGTATGA
- a CDS encoding dihydroorotase, which produces MNAEHASASGILIRGARLAADITERAGDHLAAPTVDLRIAGGRIVERGTDLAAREGERVIDATGLVAMTGLVDLHTHLREPGGEQSETVLTGTRAAAAGGFTSVFAMANTMPVADTAGVVEQVQALGDAAGYATVRPIGAVTEDLAGERLSEIGAMAQSRAGVRVFSDDGKCVHDPLLMRRALEYVKTFDGVIAQHAQDPRLTEGAQMNEGALSSELGLKGWPAVAEESIIARDVLLAEHVGARLHICHLSTAGSVEVIRWAKARGVQVTAEVTPHHLILTEELVRSYDPRYKVNPPLRRNEDVVALRQAVADGVIDIIATDHAPHPVEAKECEWDAAAFGMVGLESALPIALTTLVREGHASWAELEHLLSHKPAQIGRLEGHPSALQAGEVADLVLVDPNGESEFDLARLRGLSVNSPFLGMTLAGHVAYTVRHGQLTLDQGELVAAEVVAQAAKTAQAAQA; this is translated from the coding sequence ATGAACGCCGAGCACGCATCAGCTTCTGGGATCTTGATTCGGGGCGCACGCCTCGCCGCAGATATCACCGAGCGCGCGGGGGATCATCTCGCCGCTCCCACCGTTGACCTGCGCATCGCGGGCGGTCGCATTGTCGAGCGCGGCACCGATCTCGCCGCACGCGAGGGCGAACGCGTCATCGACGCGACCGGTCTCGTCGCCATGACCGGTCTCGTTGACCTGCACACCCACCTGCGCGAGCCCGGCGGAGAACAGTCAGAGACTGTTCTGACGGGTACCCGCGCCGCTGCTGCCGGCGGGTTCACGAGCGTGTTCGCAATGGCCAACACGATGCCCGTGGCCGATACCGCTGGCGTCGTCGAACAGGTGCAGGCTCTGGGCGATGCCGCGGGCTACGCCACGGTGCGCCCCATCGGTGCGGTCACCGAAGATCTCGCGGGCGAACGCCTGAGCGAGATCGGCGCGATGGCCCAGTCACGCGCCGGTGTGCGCGTGTTCTCAGACGACGGCAAGTGCGTGCACGACCCGCTGCTGATGCGCCGCGCGCTCGAGTACGTGAAGACCTTTGACGGCGTGATTGCGCAGCACGCGCAGGATCCCCGCCTCACCGAGGGTGCTCAGATGAATGAGGGCGCGCTCTCGAGCGAGCTCGGGCTGAAGGGCTGGCCCGCCGTCGCTGAGGAGTCCATCATCGCCCGCGATGTGCTGCTCGCCGAGCACGTGGGCGCACGCCTGCATATCTGCCACCTCTCGACCGCAGGTTCGGTCGAGGTGATTCGCTGGGCGAAGGCCCGCGGCGTGCAGGTGACCGCCGAGGTCACCCCGCACCACCTGATCCTCACCGAAGAGCTCGTGCGCAGCTACGATCCCCGCTACAAGGTGAACCCGCCGCTGCGTCGCAACGAAGACGTGGTTGCCCTGCGTCAGGCGGTCGCCGATGGCGTCATCGACATCATCGCCACCGACCACGCCCCGCACCCGGTCGAAGCGAAAGAGTGTGAGTGGGACGCGGCAGCGTTTGGCATGGTGGGCCTCGAGTCGGCACTGCCGATCGCGCTCACGACGCTGGTACGCGAGGGTCACGCGAGCTGGGCAGAGCTTGAGCACTTGCTCTCGCACAAGCCCGCCCAGATCGGCCGCCTCGAGGGCCACCCGAGCGCGCTGCAGGCCGGCGAGGTCGCTGACCTCGTGCTCGTCGATCCCAACGGTGAAAGCGAATTCGATCTCGCCCGGTTGCGCGGCTTGAGTGTGAACTCACCGTTCCTCGGCATGACGCTCGCAGGCCACGTGGCCTACACGGTGCGCCACGGCCAACTCACCCTCGACCAGGGCGAACTCGTTGCCGCCGAGGTCGTCGCGCAGGCCGCTAAGACCGCGCAGGCGGCACAGGCATGA
- the carA gene encoding glutamine-hydrolyzing carbamoyl-phosphate synthase small subunit encodes MTTHTTDVTAPPASAVPTGAAVLVLEDGTRFAGRAYGATGQTFGEIVFSTGMTGYQETLTDPSYAGQIVLMTAPHIGNTGMNDTDMESRKIWVAGFIVRDPARRVSNFRAQRSLDEDLVNDGIVGISGIDTRAVTRRIRSAGAMRSGVFSGAALELSDEEQLTLVLEQASMSGKNLSTTVTTPERYDVAVAAGATRIGTIAVLDLGIKRATVNYLAEHGFDVVVLPATTTADEVRAIAPDALFFSNGPGDPAASDTQVALLQEMLRDGVPYFGICFGNQLLGRALGLNTYKLPFGHRGINQPVLDKRTGRVEITAQNHGFAVEAPIEGEFESPAGFGRVQVSHYSLNDQVVEGLECLDIPAFSVQYHPEAAAGPHDAFYLFERFAETVRAHQQRTNAGTEETN; translated from the coding sequence GTGACTACGCACACCACCGATGTAACAGCGCCGCCGGCGAGCGCGGTACCGACAGGTGCCGCCGTGTTGGTTCTTGAGGACGGCACGCGATTTGCGGGCCGCGCCTATGGTGCTACGGGCCAGACCTTCGGTGAGATTGTTTTCTCGACCGGCATGACGGGCTACCAAGAGACCCTCACCGATCCGTCGTACGCCGGCCAGATCGTGCTGATGACCGCCCCCCACATTGGCAACACGGGCATGAACGACACCGACATGGAGTCGCGCAAGATCTGGGTCGCCGGATTCATTGTGCGCGATCCGGCGCGCCGGGTTTCGAACTTCCGTGCCCAGCGCTCACTCGATGAAGACCTCGTGAACGACGGCATCGTCGGCATCTCAGGCATCGACACCCGCGCCGTCACGCGCCGCATCCGCTCAGCGGGCGCGATGCGCTCTGGCGTGTTCTCGGGCGCGGCCCTCGAACTCAGCGACGAAGAGCAGCTCACGCTCGTGCTCGAGCAGGCGAGCATGTCGGGCAAGAACCTGTCGACGACCGTCACCACCCCCGAGCGCTACGACGTTGCTGTCGCAGCAGGCGCGACCCGGATCGGCACAATCGCAGTGCTCGACCTCGGTATTAAGCGCGCGACGGTGAACTACCTCGCAGAGCACGGCTTCGACGTTGTGGTGTTGCCCGCCACCACCACGGCAGACGAAGTGCGCGCCATCGCTCCCGACGCACTGTTCTTCTCGAACGGCCCGGGCGACCCCGCAGCTAGCGACACCCAGGTGGCGCTGCTGCAGGAGATGCTGCGCGACGGCGTACCGTACTTCGGTATCTGCTTCGGCAACCAGCTGCTCGGCCGCGCACTCGGCCTGAACACATACAAGCTGCCCTTCGGTCACCGCGGCATCAACCAGCCCGTGCTCGATAAGCGCACCGGCCGCGTTGAGATCACGGCCCAGAACCACGGCTTCGCCGTCGAAGCGCCCATCGAGGGCGAGTTCGAGTCACCCGCAGGCTTCGGCCGCGTACAGGTGAGCCACTACAGCCTGAACGACCAGGTCGTCGAGGGGCTTGAATGCCTCGACATCCCCGCGTTCTCGGTGCAGTACCACCCCGAGGCAGCGGCAGGCCCGCACGACGCCTTCTACCTTTTTGAACGTTTCGCTGAAACGGTTCGTGCGCACCAGCAGCGCACCAACGCCGGCACCGAGGAGACCAACTAA